The proteins below come from a single Cricetulus griseus strain 17A/GY chromosome 6, alternate assembly CriGri-PICRH-1.0, whole genome shotgun sequence genomic window:
- the LOC100761372 gene encoding olfactory receptor 4C15: MQNQSFVTEFILLGLSQNPKVEKVLFVLFLLVYIATIGGNMIIVVTIICSPALLGSPMYFFLAFLSLLDACTSTTVTPKMIVDFFYERKTISFECCMTQLFTSHFFAGVEVIVLTAMAYDRYVAICKPLHYSSIMTRRLCGTLIGVAWTGGFLHSITQVIFTLQLPFCGPNFIDHFICDLFPLLQLACTETHIFVILVFANSGSFCIIIFSLLIVSYGVILFSLRGHSSEGRSKALSTCGSHITVVILFFVPCILIYARPSSAFSFEKNTLIFASVLTPLLNPMVYTFRNKEMKNAFKKMCNRLIVASDKY, encoded by the coding sequence ATGCAAAATCAGAGCTTTGTCACAGAGTTCATACTCCTGGGGCTTTCTCAAAACCCTAAAGTTGAGAaagtattatttgttttatttttgttggtctATATTGCAACAATTGGGGGTAACATGATAATTGTGGTGACAATCATCTGTAGCCCTGCTCTTCTGGGCTCTCCCATGTACTTCTTCTTGGCATTCCTATCCTTACTGGATGCATGCACTTCTACTACTGTCACACCCAAGATGATTGTAGACTTCTTCTATGAGAGGAAGACCATTTCATTTGAATGTTGCATGACACAATTGTTTACTAGCCACTTCTTTGCAGGAGTGGAGGTCATTGTTTTGAcagccatggcctatgaccgctatgtggccatttgCAAGCCCCTTCACTACTCTTCAATCATGACCCGAAGGCTCTGTGGCACTCTTATAGGGGTGGCCTGGACAGGAGGCTTCTTACATTCTATCACACAAGTTATCTTCACTTTGCAGCTGCCCTTCTGTGGACCCAATTTTATTGATCATTTCATATGTGACTTATTCCCATTACTGCAGCTTGCCTGCACTGAAACacacatttttgtcattttggtgTTTGCCAACAGTGGTTCTTTCTGCATCATTATCTTCTCTTTGTTGATTGTCTCCTACGGTGTCATCCTCTTCTCTCTAAGAGGCCACAGCTCTGAAGGACGAAGTAAAGCTCTCTCCACTTGTGGATCCCATATTACTGTTGTGATTTTGTTCTTTGTCCCATGCATTTTAATATATGCACGGCCTTCATCTGCCTTTTCCTTTGAGAAAAACACACTTATATTTGCATCTGTTTTGACACCATTGCTTAATCCTATGGTTTACACTTTcaggaataaagaaatgaagaatgccTTCAAGAAAATGTGTAACAGATTGATAGTTGCTTCTGATAAATATTAA
- the LOC100771789 gene encoding olfactory receptor 4C15-like, translating to MQNQSFVDEFILLGLSQNTKVEKILFVVFLLVYLATIGGNMIIVAAIIYSPALLGSPMYFFLVFLSLLDACTSTVVTPKMIVGFFYERKTISFEGCMTQLFAIHFFTAVEVIVLSVMAYDRYVAICKPLHYSSIMSRRLCVLLVGVAWIGGFLHSIIQIVFTLQLPFCGPNVIDHYMCDLFPLLKLACTDTHIFVILVFANSGSICIIIFSLLLVSYGVILFSLRTHSSEGRRKALSTCGSHITVVVLFFVPCILIYARPSSPFSFEKNTLIFANVLTPLFNPMVYTFRNKEMKNSISKMWKRLVVVSDKY from the coding sequence ATGCAAAACCAGAGCTTTGTTGATGAGTTCATACTTCTGGGGCTTTCTCAGAACACAAAAGTTGAGAAAATactgtttgttgtgtttttgctAGTCTACCTTGCAACTATTGGTGGCAACATGATAATTGTGGCAGCCATCATCTACAGCCCTGCTCTGTTGGGCTCCCCTATGTACTTCTTCTTGGTATTTCTATCACTACTGGATGCCTGTACTTCTACGGTTGTAACACCCAAGATGATTGTAGGCTTCTTCTATGAAAGGAAAACCATCTCCTTTGAAGGCTGCATGACACAACTTTTTGCCATACACTTCTTTACTGCAGTAGAGGTGATTGTCCTGTCAGTTATGGCTTATGACCGTTATGTGGCCATTTGCAAGCCCTTGCACTATTCTTCTATCATGAGCAGGAGGCTCTGTGTTCTTTTGGTAGGGGTAGCATGGATCGGGGGATTCTTACATTCTATCATACAAATTGTCTTCACTTTGCAGTTACCATTTTGTGGACCCAATGTCATTGATCATTACATGTGTGACTTGTTCCCATTACTGAAGCTTGCctgcactgacacacacatttttgttattttggtatTTGCAAATAGTGGTTCTATCTGTATCATTATCTTCTCCTTATTGCTTGTCTCCTATGGTGTCATCCTGTTTTCTCTGAGAACCCACAGTTCTGAAGGGCGACGGAAAGCTCTCTCCACCTGTGGATCCCATATTACAGTTGTTGTTCTGTTCTTTGTCCCATGCATATTAATATATGCCCGCCCATCATCCCcattctcttttgaaaaaaacaCACTTATATTTGCCAATGTCCTGACACCACTGTTCAATCCTATGGTTTACACATTCAGGAATAAAGAGATGAAGAATTCCATCAGCAAAATGTGGAAGAGATTGGTAGTAGTTTCTGACAAATATTAA